The genomic region GTTTTCAACCCCACTGACATATGATCATCGTACAAATCAAGGAAAACGAGTCGGTTGACCGCGCCCTCAAGCGTTTCAAGAAGAAGTTTGAGCGCACGGGCGTTCTGAAAGAGCTGCGTCGTCGCACATTCTTCCAGAAGCCGTCGATCACCAACCGTAAGCAGAAGCAGAAGGCCATCTACAAGCAGGTGACCTA from Hymenobacter canadensis harbors:
- the rpsU gene encoding 30S ribosomal protein S21, with the translated sequence MIIVQIKENESVDRALKRFKKKFERTGVLKELRRRTFFQKPSITNRKQKQKAIYKQVTYGNEANA